The genomic stretch ACTATATCAATAGACACAGCCAAATCTTAGTTCTGTGTTCtgttttaatctccttttcttctAATAGGTGCTCTTTCCAAAACAAATGTCTGGCAATAACTGCACTGCTGTGACTGAATTCATTATTTTGGGGTTAACAGATGATCCAACCCTTCGTGTCATCCTCTTTTTGATATTTCTAAGTGTCTATGCAGTCACCTTAGCTGGTAatcttatcatcatcatattgATCAGAACCAGCTCTCAACTTCATACTCCAATGTAccttttcctcagtcatttgGCTTTTGTGGATATAGGACTTTCCTCCACTGTCACCCCTCTCATGCTCACAAACTACCTTGCAGATAAGACCTTAATACCTCTGGAAGGGTGTGTggcccaatttttttttgtagtcaCCTTTGGGACAGCTGAGTGCTTCCTGTTGGCTGTGATGGCCTATGATCGGTATGTGGCCATCTGTAACCCCCTTCTCTACTGCACCAACGTTTCTACTGGAGTCTGCACTCTTTTACTCATCACATCCTACTTTGGTGGTTGTCTGAATGCTTGTGTTTTCATGGGCTGTTTATTGAAACTTTCCTTCTGTGGACCCAATAAGATCAATCACTTCTTCTGTGATTATTCACCACTTTTGAAGCTTTCCAACTACCAAGATGATCTACCTGaaattcttccttctgtctctgctGGGTCAGTGATTACAATAACAGTGTTAGTTATCATCATCTCTTATGTATACATCCTCTTCTCTGTCCTGAAGATACACTCCAGTGAGGGGAGATCCAAAGCTTTCTCAACTTGCACTTCCCACCTCACTGCAGTCACTCTTTTCTATGGCACCCTTAcattcatttatataatgcccAAGTCCACGTACTCAACAGATGAGAATAAAGTGGTGTCTGTTTTTTACATGGTAATTATCCCCCTGTTGAACCCTCTGATCTATAGTCTAAGGAACAATGAAGTCAAAGATTTGTTGAGGAAATTGATGAGTAGGAGACATCTTTTTTCATGAGTATAACAAAatacaagtacttattaagtacatGTTATATCTCAGTCACTGTGTTCAGTTTCATGGAtgcaaggagaaaaataaaactgtctTTTCCATAAGTTTCTAATATTTTACTGATATAATGGTTATGATTAAATTATAGAAATAACTGGGTTTTggaaaggcaagtcacttaaccctgtttgcctcggttcctcatttgtaaaataaggtggagaaggaaatggcaaactacttcagtatcttttccaagagaccccagatggagtcatgaaaaatcagactcACTGAAAcgaatgaaaaataacaaaattcattctattttcttcattatgcTGATGGCTCTATCagatcatgtaaatcttttctgTTTCTATATTTATCATGTTTGGTctttacagcatagtaatattctattatgtttatatgacacaatttgtttagcctttcctcaGTCACTGGACATcttcttgtttccatttttttgttaccacaaaagTTGTGCTTATACTTTGGTCTatgtcttgaatttttttttaatcactgacCACCTTTGTGGCATAACACAactgtaaaatgttttcttttttcttttggatagctctttgaggggtgaggagggagagatagtAGAAGAAAGTTagatcatgtaaaaacaaaagttataaataaagaaacattaaaaaccaaaaatatctaCAATCttgctccttcctaccttttcagtcttgcAACCTACTTCCATCCATGTGGTATAAAATGTAGCTGCACTGGACTATTTGCCTTTGCCCACATGTGACACTCTTTTTGTGTCATTACACGGGCTGTCTCACATACATGACCTTTTGTTCCTTAGCCTCTGCCACTCTAGCTTTCCTCAAAACAGTTAAAATCCCAGTTTCTGCAAGAATTGTTTCCTCTCTACCTAATAGTAAATTCCTAAGTTTACTactcatctactctgtatataatTTGCACCTAGCTATTTACAAGGTGTATCTCCTAATATATTGTGATCTCCTGAAAGGCAGagacttttcttttctcttctcttctcttctcttctcttctcttctcttctcttctcttctcttctcttctcttctcttctcttcttttcttttctttgtattccaagttATACCATAgattctggcatatagtaagtccTTAAAATCCTTGTAGATTGTTGACCAACTTTGTAATCCTCCTTTATATGCTTTCCagattttcaatattttcttgaaAAGCGGAGGTCTACTGAAAATGGTACTCCATTTCTGGTCTTATTAAGGAAGAATCCAGTGGAATTATCACtgtacaaatttttaaaaagattattttatttttatccagtTGCAAATAAAATTTTTGGTAGTGATATTAAAATacttatttccaaattttctccttttcttcctaccCTATCCTCATGTTAAGAAtgcaagcaggggcagctaactggcacagtggatagagcactggccctggattcaggcatacctgagttcaaatccagcctcagacacttgacacttactagctgtgtgaccttgggcaagtcacttaactccaactgcctcacacacacaaaaagaatgcaAGCAACTTGATATCAGTTATAGATGTATAGTCATGGAAagcatattaccatattagtcatgttgtaaaagaaatcaCAGACCCCCTATCCCCAAAACCccagaaaataaagataaaaagtatgttatatatgtactcagactccaccagttctttctctggaagtggatagcattcttcatcacaggtccttctgaattgtattaaattattatattgctgagaataactaagttattcacagtttaTCATTGTACCCTATTGTTCttccagtctctctcttttttttttttttttttttggtgaggcaattggggttaagtgacttgcccacggtcacacagctagtaagtgtcaagtgtctgagtctggatttgaactcaggtcctactgaatccagggccagtgctctatccactgtgccacctagctgcccctattgttcttactttgtataatattctcctggttttgctcatttcaatTTCTCTTAGTCCACGTAAATCTTCAGGGTTTTTTGAGaccatcctgctcctcatttcttagagcataatagTATCCCATCATAACCATATGCTaaaaattgttcagccattccccatctgATGGACATCtcactttctaattctttgctatcacaaaaaactgctgtaattatttttgtgcatatatgtctttttcctttttcttttatttctttgaggcACAATCCTGGTAGTAGTATTGTTGAGTCAACAGTATGTAGTGTAATGGTCCCTTAggaatagttacaaattgctctccagaatgtttagatgaatttacaactccaccaacaatgcattggaaTCCCAATTTCCCCATAaactctccaacatttgtcatttttcttttctgtcatattagtcaatctgatagatgtgaggtagtacctcagagttattctAATTTCCATTTCTGTAATTGAGTgattttcatataactataaaaaaattgatttctttctctgaaatccacatgTTTGGATcatttgaacatttattaattagagaatgacttattcttagaaatttggttcagtttcccatatatttttgaaatgagaaatttataagaggaatttgttttcctattttctattttccttctcttggttgctttggttttgtttgtgcaaaactatttaaatttcatgtaatcaaaagtatccattttatatcccataatgctctctatctagtatgatcataaatcttcctttatccatagatctgacatgctcctctaatttgcttatgatatcatttttatgtctaaattatgtactgGTTTTGACCCTATCTCAGTATATGATATGAAATGCTGGTATATATCTAGTTTCCCTgaaacttctttctcattttcccagttagtgatttcttgtcccaaaagcttagatctttgggtttatcagacactAGATTACTGAgttcacttactactgtgtgttgtctacctaatctattccactgaaaaaccattctatttcttaggcagtatctgattgttttgatgatgactactctgtaatatagtttgagatctgataggGCTAGTccactttccttcacatttttttcattgatttctttgataTCGTTTAActtttgctcttccagatgaattttgttattttttctagccctataaaatacatttttggtaGCTTGAATGGTATGtcactgaacaagtaaattaattaaggtagaattgtcatttttattttattggcttggcctacccataaATATTTCCTCCATTGTTTTGATCTGACTTCTTTtacatgaaaagtgttttgtaactgtattTCATATGAATTCTAGATCTGCTTTGGCAGGcagactcccaagcattttatattgtctactgttattttaaatggaatttccctttctatctcttgctgtttaACTTTGctggtaatgtatagaaatgctgatgattatgtaggtttattttatatcctacaactttactagagttgttatttattttaactaGATGTTTAGTTgcttctctaggattctc from Dromiciops gliroides isolate mDroGli1 chromosome 6, mDroGli1.pri, whole genome shotgun sequence encodes the following:
- the LOC122731427 gene encoding olfactory receptor 480-like, with amino-acid sequence MSGNNCTAVTEFIILGLTDDPTLRVILFLIFLSVYAVTLAGNLIIIILIRTSSQLHTPMYLFLSHLAFVDIGLSSTVTPLMLTNYLADKTLIPLEGCVAQFFFVVTFGTAECFLLAVMAYDRYVAICNPLLYCTNVSTGVCTLLLITSYFGGCLNACVFMGCLLKLSFCGPNKINHFFCDYSPLLKLSNYQDDLPEILPSVSAGSVITITVLVIIISYVYILFSVLKIHSSEGRSKAFSTCTSHLTAVTLFYGTLTFIYIMPKSTYSTDENKVVSVFYMVIIPLLNPLIYSLRNNEVKDLLRKLMSRRHLFS